One Paenibacillus sp. FSL W8-0186 genomic window carries:
- a CDS encoding GNAT family N-acetyltransferase has product MDNKVNLHLYAASDKEALERFVLPEEQVIFSALPKDVLDEAIQDKCMYPVVIASGDIHAGFFILHEGPDIGEYTANPNAMLLRSFSIDYRYQGQGIAKTAMLQLPEFMKSRFPGRNEVVLAVNRRNKAAQAVYIAAGFQDKGRLIEGPVGPQHIYHLALD; this is encoded by the coding sequence ATGGACAATAAAGTGAATTTGCATTTATATGCAGCAAGTGACAAAGAAGCATTGGAACGTTTTGTCCTTCCAGAGGAACAGGTTATTTTCAGCGCTCTGCCGAAGGACGTTCTGGATGAAGCGATTCAGGATAAATGCATGTATCCGGTGGTTATCGCATCCGGGGACATTCATGCCGGCTTTTTTATCCTGCATGAAGGGCCGGATATCGGGGAGTATACCGCAAATCCTAATGCGATGCTGCTCCGTTCCTTCTCCATCGATTACCGCTATCAAGGGCAAGGGATTGCCAAAACGGCAATGCTTCAGCTTCCCGAATTCATGAAATCCCGCTTTCCCGGGAGAAATGAAGTCGTCTTGGCCGTAAATAGGCGCAATAAAGCAGCCCAGGCCGTGTATATAGCGGCGGGCTTCCAAGATAAAGGCAGATTGATCGAAGGTCCAGTCGGACCGCAGCATATTTACCATCTAGCGCTAGATTAG
- a CDS encoding metal-dependent hydrolase codes for MKLTYLGHSTVHIDTGEHKLIIDPFLTGNPVATVSAEEVEADFVLLTHGHSDHIGDAEAIARNNQCPIIAVVELANYFAAKGLETTGMNLGGSFTFPFGKLKFTPALHSSSVEVDGANVYLGNPAGILLELNGFTIYHAGDTALFTDLQLIGTRHRVDLAFIPIGDFFTMGPEDALTAAEWVSARHVVPIHYNTFGLIRQDGDLFVSELSKLGITGHALKPGEELHHHQLSL; via the coding sequence ATGAAGCTGACCTATTTAGGACATTCTACCGTTCACATCGACACTGGCGAACACAAGCTGATCATCGATCCGTTCCTGACGGGCAACCCGGTCGCCACAGTTTCCGCTGAAGAGGTTGAGGCCGATTTCGTACTGCTGACGCATGGCCATTCCGACCATATCGGCGACGCCGAGGCCATTGCTCGCAACAATCAGTGTCCGATCATTGCCGTTGTGGAACTAGCGAACTATTTTGCAGCCAAAGGACTGGAAACGACGGGCATGAATCTTGGCGGCTCCTTCACGTTTCCGTTCGGTAAATTGAAATTCACTCCGGCCTTGCACAGCTCCTCGGTAGAGGTAGACGGCGCGAATGTCTATCTTGGAAATCCCGCGGGGATATTGCTGGAGCTGAATGGGTTCACCATCTATCACGCTGGAGACACGGCTCTGTTCACCGACTTGCAGCTGATTGGCACGCGCCACCGGGTCGATTTGGCCTTTATCCCGATCGGCGATTTCTTTACGATGGGGCCGGAGGATGCTTTGACCGCAGCGGAATGGGTCAGCGCCCGCCATGTCGTGCCTATTCATTATAATACCTTCGGTCTGATCCGGCAGGATGGCGATCTGTTCGTCAGCGAACTCAGCAAGCTTGGCATAACAGGACATGCACTGAAGCCCGGAGAAGAGCTGCACCACCATCAGTTAAGTTTATAA
- a CDS encoding GNAT family N-acetyltransferase, translating into MLTSYAIEHATIDDLQEIVAIYNETIDSRAVTADLEPITVESRLKWFAEHTPDRRPLWVVRAGENKGAGSAIEYGNPVIAWLSFQSFYGRPAYDGTAEISIYISSRFRGQGIGSLLIEKAIAACPEIGVKTMLGFVFAHNAGSLGLLSKHGFEQWGLLPRVANMDGEERDLVIMGRRANSD; encoded by the coding sequence ATGTTGACATCATATGCGATTGAACATGCGACAATTGATGATTTACAGGAAATCGTAGCCATCTATAACGAGACGATCGACAGCAGAGCTGTTACGGCTGACCTGGAGCCGATCACGGTGGAAAGCCGTTTGAAATGGTTTGCGGAGCATACGCCAGACCGTAGGCCGCTATGGGTAGTCAGAGCCGGAGAGAACAAAGGGGCGGGTTCGGCTATTGAGTATGGAAATCCGGTGATCGCCTGGCTTAGCTTCCAGTCTTTTTATGGGCGCCCTGCTTATGACGGCACAGCGGAAATAAGCATTTACATTTCCTCAAGGTTCCGCGGCCAGGGCATCGGCAGCTTGCTGATCGAGAAGGCGATTGCGGCCTGTCCCGAAATTGGAGTGAAAACGATGCTTGGCTTCGTGTTCGCCCATAACGCCGGAAGCTTGGGGCTGCTGAGCAAGCACGGGTTCGAGCAGTGGGGACTGTTACCGCGGGTCGCCAATATGGACGGTGAAGAGAGAGACCTTGTGATCATGGGAAGGAGGGCGAACAGCGATTAA
- a CDS encoding MFS transporter, with protein MSILETIRQPKQRKLLMSAGLSWMFDAMDVGMLSFIIADLSLKWQLSPEQTGLFTSINSIGMVFGAAIAGYMADKYGRKSVLLWTLLIFSFATGLSAAATGFVVLCILRFIAGFGLGGELPVASTLVSESVQSKDRGRAVVLLESFWAAGWIASALIAYFVIPKYGWQAAFIIGGLPALYALYLRRAIEDPPRYTKQTAEKGNRAASFRQRFKSVWAKPHRRATIMLWVLWFTVVFSYYGMFLWLPSVMMLKGFSLVKSFEYVLIMTLAQLPGYFTAAYFIEKFGRKFVLVLYLVLTAVSAAWFGLATTEGALIAAGICLSFFNLGAWGGMYAYTPELYPTSVRSTGVGLAASFGRVGGILAPYMVGMLVARHYEIGYIFVIFFVTILIGAAAVLWLGTETKGKELED; from the coding sequence ATGAGCATATTGGAGACGATCCGCCAGCCGAAGCAGCGCAAGCTGCTGATGAGCGCGGGGCTGAGCTGGATGTTTGATGCGATGGATGTCGGCATGCTGTCATTCATTATCGCTGACTTAAGCCTGAAGTGGCAGCTGTCCCCTGAGCAAACCGGTCTGTTTACGAGCATTAATTCGATCGGCATGGTCTTCGGGGCGGCCATCGCCGGTTATATGGCGGACAAATACGGCCGAAAATCTGTGCTGCTATGGACGCTGCTGATCTTCTCGTTCGCGACAGGCTTGTCGGCCGCGGCCACCGGATTTGTGGTCCTGTGCATCCTTCGGTTTATTGCCGGCTTTGGCCTGGGAGGGGAACTGCCCGTTGCGTCGACGCTGGTGTCGGAATCGGTTCAGTCTAAGGATCGGGGGAGGGCGGTCGTGCTGCTGGAGAGCTTTTGGGCGGCAGGCTGGATTGCTTCGGCATTGATCGCCTATTTCGTGATTCCGAAATACGGCTGGCAAGCGGCCTTTATTATCGGCGGGCTGCCAGCGCTATATGCCCTATATTTGCGCAGGGCAATCGAGGATCCGCCGAGATATACGAAGCAAACGGCAGAGAAGGGAAACCGGGCAGCGTCTTTTCGCCAGAGGTTCAAGTCCGTGTGGGCCAAGCCTCATCGCCGTGCGACGATCATGCTGTGGGTGCTCTGGTTTACCGTCGTATTTTCTTACTACGGTATGTTCCTGTGGCTTCCATCGGTTATGATGCTTAAAGGGTTCAGTCTCGTCAAGAGCTTTGAATACGTTTTGATCATGACGCTGGCCCAGCTTCCCGGTTACTTTACGGCGGCCTATTTCATCGAGAAATTTGGCCGTAAATTCGTTCTCGTTCTCTATCTTGTGCTTACCGCTGTGAGTGCGGCATGGTTTGGCCTCGCAACTACGGAAGGCGCATTGATCGCTGCCGGCATTTGTTTATCGTTTTTCAATCTTGGGGCTTGGGGCGGGATGTACGCTTATACGCCTGAGCTGTATCCGACCAGCGTACGGTCCACGGGCGTCGGGCTGGCGGCCTCGTTTGGCCGGGTCGGGGGCATACTTGCGCCATATATGGTCGGGATGCTAGTTGCCAGACATTATGAGATCGGGTACATTTTCGTAATCTTTTTTGTGACCATCCTCATCGGTGCGGCAGCTGTGCTGTGGCTGGGGACAGAGACGAAAGGCAAAGAGCTGGAGGATTAG
- a CDS encoding DUF4339 domain-containing protein — MGNNYNTSPVPWYYVHNDIIKGPVTIGQMQRDYYIYRELHPGTMVWTDGMADWVPLSSTELINHIMFAPGSGSQAEQSRSPYNGAYPNQAPAGQAYRGSQPGTVPGPAGYPPGGHMPGARIYPGQHTGARMAPGQYPLQKVNNTYVWLLVAVAGTGNLIHLLARDAGAFFGFGFVITILMFGLYALFCSLDKNELQRSGHRTTSVWWFLIVPVYMFIRAYRLRQFPSYAIVMLVIGFSVGFVYGFLKGFFGAFI, encoded by the coding sequence ATGGGAAACAATTATAACACCAGTCCGGTTCCCTGGTACTATGTACATAACGACATCATTAAAGGACCGGTTACCATCGGACAGATGCAAAGAGACTATTACATCTACCGCGAGCTGCATCCGGGCACAATGGTTTGGACCGATGGAATGGCTGATTGGGTACCGCTATCCTCGACAGAACTGATTAACCATATTATGTTTGCGCCCGGCAGCGGCTCGCAAGCAGAACAAAGCCGTTCTCCATATAACGGAGCATATCCGAATCAGGCCCCCGCAGGCCAAGCTTATCGCGGCTCGCAGCCCGGCACGGTTCCTGGGCCAGCAGGATATCCGCCTGGAGGCCATATGCCTGGAGCGCGGATCTATCCGGGACAGCATACCGGGGCTCGAATGGCTCCCGGCCAATATCCTTTGCAAAAAGTAAACAATACATATGTTTGGCTGCTTGTTGCGGTTGCTGGCACCGGCAATCTTATACATCTTCTGGCGCGGGACGCTGGGGCTTTCTTCGGTTTCGGTTTCGTGATAACAATCCTCATGTTCGGGCTATATGCTCTATTTTGCTCGCTGGATAAAAACGAACTCCAACGTTCCGGCCATCGTACGACGTCTGTCTGGTGGTTCTTGATCGTCCCAGTGTATATGTTTATCCGGGCATACCGGTTGCGCCAATTTCCGTCGTATGCGATCGTAATGCTAGTCATCGGCTTTTCCGTCGGTTTTGTTTATGGTTTCCTCAAAGGTTTTTTCGGAGCGTTCATATAA
- a CDS encoding bifunctional 4-hydroxy-2-oxoglutarate aldolase/2-dehydro-3-deoxy-phosphogluconate aldolase yields MSTAFEQLKQERIIAILRHVPDEQADGLIAALDRAGVVFVEATLNSDGALGMISRWREQYGDRMRIGAGTVLDVNMAKEAVSAGAEYLIAPNLDEAVVNYAREQSIDVYPGAMTPSEIVRAWNAGATAVKIFPMASMGLAYLREIRAPLSHIPMIATGGVRLDNIQQFIQAGATAVGLGGSIVNMDLVKEGRFDEIERNAALLVQAARRADDK; encoded by the coding sequence ATGAGCACTGCGTTTGAGCAACTGAAACAAGAGAGGATCATCGCCATTCTTCGCCATGTGCCTGATGAACAGGCAGACGGATTGATTGCGGCTTTGGATCGTGCTGGAGTAGTGTTTGTGGAGGCTACGCTGAACAGCGATGGCGCTTTAGGCATGATTTCGCGCTGGCGCGAGCAGTATGGCGACCGGATGCGTATCGGAGCCGGCACGGTCCTGGATGTGAACATGGCCAAGGAGGCTGTGTCCGCAGGGGCAGAATATCTAATCGCCCCGAATTTGGATGAAGCTGTCGTGAACTATGCGCGTGAACAATCGATTGACGTTTATCCAGGCGCAATGACGCCTAGCGAGATCGTCAGAGCCTGGAATGCGGGAGCAACCGCAGTAAAAATATTTCCTATGGCCTCCATGGGGCTCGCCTATTTACGCGAAATTCGGGCTCCGCTTAGCCATATTCCGATGATCGCGACCGGGGGCGTCCGGCTGGATAATATTCAGCAGTTTATTCAGGCAGGAGCGACCGCGGTCGGACTTGGCGGAAGCATCGTCAACATGGATCTCGTAAAAGAAGGCCGCTTTGATGAAATCGAGCGGAATGCAGCATTGCTCGTACAGGCAGCCCGGCGGGCTGACGATAAATGA